In Nitrospirota bacterium, the following proteins share a genomic window:
- the infB gene encoding translation initiation factor IF-2, which translates to MSGKKVFEIARDLNMKSKELLDVLKGLGISATTHMSVLEESSIAVLKSKLNKKAEGTGRASESFKEIKGTPKTILIKKKAAAPLTEEVQQDSAVKEEAHVHPPAEEISVETGVAGLQAEEKKIEEKVVKKLKEFRELKGLKEDLHAVNLITEQMAEPGAPEVRQEQTQEIILPKIPESPVVEAVTSGKAKPAEVKPEIKGQKKKGIKAIAGEVDEDLVIAHRWKSFKVIPKKVKKFKSAVADRKARAVQQAEITKPRKKIIKLYEGVTVKEFADLIGHKSSEVIARLIEMGMMVPVNNPVDVDAAILIADAFGLKVEVASEKKLEEYIEEVEDVPETLQGRAPVVTIMGHVDHGKTSLLDAIRKTRVSEGEAGGITQHIGAYVVETNGKKIVFLDTPGHEAFTAMRARGAKVTDIVILVVAADDGIMPQTIEAINHASAANVPIIVAINKIDKPGANPERIRQELTKHGLVPEEWGGQNIVVEVSAKQKLGLDHLLEMILLQAEVLELKANPDKKARGIILEAKLDKGRGPVATVLVQNGMLRQGDPFVCGTFYGRVRLLLNDVGKPLQIAYPSTPVEVIGLSGVPQAGDTFVVAEDEQIARSIATDRLQKQRVAGLEKAKKVTLDELYSQIKDGVVRELKIIIKGDVQGSVEAVNEALERLGTEAVKVRVIHGGVGGITETDVMLAAASNAIITGFNVRPEPKAVVLADKENVDIRLYNIIYDAVADVKAAMEGLLEPTLKEHIKGRAEVREVFTIPKIGSIAGSYVLDGTISRSSTGVRLIRDNVEIYKGRIGSLRRFKDDVREVQAGYECGIGIENFNDIKAGDIIEAFLIEKIAAKL; encoded by the coding sequence ATGAGTGGTAAAAAGGTTTTTGAGATAGCACGTGATCTTAATATGAAGAGTAAAGAACTCCTTGATGTCCTCAAGGGGCTCGGGATAAGTGCCACGACACACATGTCGGTTCTTGAGGAGAGTTCAATTGCTGTTTTAAAGTCCAAATTGAACAAAAAAGCGGAAGGGACAGGCAGGGCGAGTGAGTCGTTTAAAGAGATAAAAGGCACCCCAAAGACTATTCTTATAAAGAAGAAGGCGGCAGCGCCGTTGACTGAGGAGGTTCAGCAGGATTCTGCGGTTAAAGAGGAGGCGCATGTACATCCTCCTGCAGAAGAGATTTCTGTTGAGACGGGTGTGGCCGGGCTTCAGGCAGAGGAGAAGAAGATTGAGGAGAAGGTAGTTAAGAAGTTAAAGGAGTTCCGGGAACTGAAGGGATTGAAGGAAGATTTACATGCAGTCAATTTGATTACAGAACAAATGGCTGAACCCGGGGCACCTGAAGTGAGGCAGGAGCAGACACAGGAAATCATACTTCCCAAGATTCCGGAATCACCCGTTGTTGAAGCCGTAACTTCTGGTAAAGCCAAACCAGCAGAAGTAAAGCCGGAGATTAAAGGGCAGAAGAAAAAGGGCATTAAAGCCATCGCAGGTGAAGTTGATGAAGACCTTGTCATAGCTCACAGGTGGAAGAGCTTTAAAGTCATTCCGAAGAAGGTCAAAAAGTTCAAATCCGCAGTTGCGGACAGGAAGGCCAGGGCAGTTCAGCAGGCCGAAATCACAAAACCGAGGAAGAAGATCATAAAACTTTATGAGGGTGTTACTGTAAAGGAATTTGCCGATTTGATCGGACACAAGTCGAGCGAGGTAATAGCAAGGCTGATAGAGATGGGCATGATGGTCCCTGTTAACAACCCGGTTGATGTGGATGCAGCAATTCTGATAGCCGATGCCTTTGGATTAAAGGTAGAGGTGGCCTCTGAGAAGAAGCTGGAAGAGTACATAGAAGAGGTCGAGGATGTGCCTGAGACTCTGCAGGGGCGTGCGCCGGTTGTAACCATTATGGGGCATGTTGATCACGGTAAAACCTCCCTGCTCGACGCAATACGGAAGACAAGGGTGTCAGAAGGGGAAGCCGGCGGTATTACCCAGCATATAGGTGCATATGTTGTAGAAACAAACGGCAAAAAGATTGTATTTCTTGATACGCCTGGTCATGAGGCATTTACGGCAATGAGGGCCCGCGGGGCAAAGGTTACTGACATTGTAATCCTGGTCGTTGCTGCAGATGACGGAATTATGCCGCAGACGATTGAGGCTATTAATCACGCAAGTGCGGCAAATGTGCCGATTATTGTTGCCATTAATAAGATTGACAAACCTGGCGCCAATCCTGAACGGATAAGGCAGGAGCTCACAAAGCATGGTCTGGTCCCCGAGGAGTGGGGAGGGCAGAATATAGTTGTCGAGGTATCTGCAAAGCAGAAGCTGGGTCTTGACCACCTGCTTGAAATGATACTCCTTCAGGCAGAGGTGCTTGAACTGAAGGCAAATCCGGACAAGAAGGCAAGGGGCATTATCCTTGAGGCCAAGCTTGATAAAGGCAGGGGCCCTGTTGCAACGGTTTTGGTTCAGAACGGTATGCTGAGGCAGGGAGATCCGTTTGTCTGTGGAACCTTCTATGGAAGGGTGAGACTGCTGCTTAATGATGTTGGAAAGCCGTTGCAGATTGCATATCCTTCCACGCCTGTTGAGGTTATCGGATTATCAGGAGTTCCCCAGGCCGGTGATACATTTGTGGTTGCAGAAGACGAGCAGATAGCAAGGTCTATAGCCACCGACAGGCTGCAAAAGCAGAGGGTTGCAGGACTTGAAAAGGCAAAGAAGGTTACTCTTGATGAATTATACAGCCAGATAAAGGATGGCGTCGTCCGGGAATTAAAGATAATTATCAAGGGTGATGTACAGGGCTCTGTGGAAGCTGTTAATGAGGCGCTTGAGAGGCTCGGCACCGAGGCGGTCAAGGTCAGGGTCATTCATGGCGGTGTCGGAGGGATTACAGAAACTGACGTAATGCTTGCTGCTGCCTCCAATGCCATAATTACAGGATTTAATGTCAGGCCGGAGCCCAAGGCGGTTGTACTAGCGGATAAGGAAAACGTTGATATTCGTCTCTACAACATTATTTATGACGCTGTAGCTGACGTCAAGGCTGCGATGGAAGGTCTCCTCGAACCTACACTTAAAGAGCATATCAAGGGGAGGGCAGAGGTCAGGGAGGTGTTCACTATCCCCAAAATCGGGAGCATTGCAGGTTCATATGTTCTTGACGGCACCATATCAAGGTCAAGTACAGGCGTCAGGCTGATACGTGATAATGTTGAGATATATAAAGGCAGGATCGGGTCGCTGCGCCGCTTCAAAGATGATGTCCGTGAGGTTCAGGCAGGTTATGAGTGCGGCATAGGGATTGAGAATTTCAATGACATAAAGGCTGGAGATATAATAGAGGCATTCCTGATAGAAAAGATCGCCGCAAAATTATAA
- a CDS encoding DUF503 domain-containing protein, protein MLVGLCTVELFIPDSGSLKGKRQVIKSIKDRIRQKFNVSIAEIGDQDLWQRVVFGIACVGTDKKFINGVLDKIIDLITEEHSVELLKHNIEFV, encoded by the coding sequence ATGCTTGTAGGTCTCTGTACTGTAGAACTTTTTATCCCTGACAGCGGTTCTCTGAAAGGAAAACGGCAGGTTATCAAGAGTATCAAGGACCGGATACGGCAAAAATTTAATGTATCAATAGCTGAGATAGGTGATCAGGACCTCTGGCAGAGGGTAGTGTTTGGAATTGCATGCGTAGGGACTGATAAGAAGTTTATTAACGGGGTGCTGGATAAGATAATAGATCTTATTACAGAAGAACATTCTGTTGAATTGCTGAAACACAATATTGAGTTTGTTTGA